The Candidatus Neomarinimicrobiota bacterium genome window below encodes:
- a CDS encoding cystathionine beta-synthase codes for MSLNLSRLETILETVGETPVVKFHRVGSELDCDLYGKCEFLNAGGSVKDRIGVRMVEEAEKSGRIKPGDTLIEPTSGNTGIGMALTAAVRGYRMIITMPEKMSKEKEVVLKALGAEIVRTPTEAAWDDPESHIGVAKKLNEEIPNSYILDQYSNLDNPDAHYHGTAGEILAQFGEDLKMVVMGVGTGGTITGVARRVKEERPDITIVGADPEGSILGGGDEVKSYMVEGIGYDFFPDVLDNALVDDYVKTNDKDSFLTARRLISEEGLLIGGSSGSAVWAALQVAGRLNKGEQCLVILPDSIRNYLTKFVDDDWMKDQGFLD; via the coding sequence ATGAGCCTCAATCTGAGTCGGCTTGAGACCATCCTGGAAACTGTGGGCGAGACACCCGTTGTGAAATTCCACCGGGTCGGCTCAGAGCTGGACTGCGACCTGTATGGCAAGTGTGAATTCCTCAATGCTGGCGGATCTGTAAAGGACAGGATCGGTGTGAGGATGGTGGAGGAAGCGGAGAAGTCTGGACGGATCAAACCGGGAGATACGCTTATCGAACCCACTTCGGGCAATACAGGGATCGGTATGGCACTGACGGCCGCCGTTAGAGGGTACCGGATGATCATCACCATGCCGGAAAAGATGAGCAAAGAGAAGGAGGTCGTTCTAAAAGCCCTTGGCGCAGAAATTGTGAGGACGCCTACGGAGGCGGCCTGGGATGATCCGGAAAGTCACATTGGAGTCGCAAAAAAACTAAACGAGGAGATACCTAATTCTTACATACTTGACCAATACAGCAACCTCGACAATCCTGATGCCCATTATCACGGAACGGCGGGAGAGATCCTGGCTCAATTTGGGGAAGATCTGAAGATGGTTGTCATGGGTGTCGGCACAGGGGGGACTATTACAGGAGTGGCCAGAAGGGTGAAAGAAGAACGTCCCGACATCACCATTGTAGGCGCTGATCCCGAAGGTTCCATCCTTGGTGGAGGTGATGAGGTGAAGTCATATATGGTAGAAGGGATCGGCTACGATTTTTTCCCCGATGTGCTTGACAATGCCCTTGTGGATGACTACGTCAAGACCAATGACAAGGACTCATTTCTCACCGCTCGCCGGCTCATCAGCGAAGAAGGACTGCTCATCGGTGGCTCATCAGGGTCTGCAGTTTGGGCGGCGTTGCAGGTTGCGGGACGTTTGAATAAGGGAGAACAGTGTCTTGTAATTCTACCTGATTCTATCAGAAATTATCTCACCAAATTCGTAGATGATGACTGGATGAAAGATCAGGGATTTCTGGATTAA
- a CDS encoding mannose-1-phosphate guanylyltransferase, giving the protein MKSQKMFGVILAGGQGTRFWPVSRKNRPKQLLNIIGDRTMLQMTVDRLRKIRFVEDIYIVVGSDLAKTIAKEVDGVLKKNIIVEPSGKNTAPSIGLVASHLLARDPDAVMGVFPADHLIVGHRLFSGALSSALKLVNSDRLLVTLGIVPSSPHTGYGYIQFDKKRPLENGKAFGIKTFAEKPTASAAKRFLESGDFLWNSGMFVWKASVYLEAMRDHMAVHHEIMEEIGQAVGTGKYQSTLEAKWDSLSPESVDYGILEKASNIYVVKSEFTWSDMGSWNSYFELLPKKGDGNVVKGDGLVIDGGGNLIYSLDKLTTVMGLSDIAVINTDDATLIVPRDRAEEIKTIVSIVKQKGRDDLL; this is encoded by the coding sequence ATGAAATCACAGAAGATGTTTGGAGTGATCCTAGCCGGTGGTCAGGGAACCCGGTTCTGGCCGGTGAGCAGGAAGAACCGCCCGAAACAGCTTCTGAACATTATCGGGGATCGGACCATGCTTCAAATGACGGTGGACCGACTCCGCAAGATAAGGTTTGTAGAGGACATTTACATTGTTGTTGGATCGGACCTTGCGAAAACAATTGCGAAGGAAGTGGATGGTGTACTGAAGAAAAATATTATTGTTGAACCGTCCGGAAAAAATACGGCCCCTTCCATTGGCCTGGTGGCCTCTCATCTTCTTGCAAGAGATCCTGACGCCGTCATGGGTGTTTTCCCGGCAGATCACCTTATCGTGGGACACCGCCTTTTCTCAGGAGCACTTTCATCGGCGCTGAAGCTGGTAAACTCAGACCGCCTCCTGGTGACACTGGGTATTGTTCCTTCATCTCCTCATACAGGTTACGGCTATATTCAGTTTGATAAAAAACGACCTTTAGAAAATGGAAAGGCGTTTGGCATCAAAACTTTTGCTGAGAAGCCTACAGCCTCTGCCGCCAAACGGTTTCTTGAGAGTGGTGATTTTCTCTGGAACAGCGGCATGTTTGTCTGGAAAGCCTCAGTTTACCTCGAAGCCATGAGGGATCACATGGCCGTTCATCACGAAATCATGGAAGAGATCGGACAGGCTGTTGGGACAGGCAAGTATCAGTCAACTCTGGAAGCGAAGTGGGACTCGCTTTCGCCCGAATCGGTTGACTACGGCATTCTTGAAAAAGCGTCCAACATTTACGTTGTGAAGTCCGAGTTCACGTGGAGCGATATGGGATCGTGGAATTCCTATTTTGAACTTTTACCGAAAAAGGGTGACGGCAATGTTGTGAAAGGTGACGGCTTGGTTATCGATGGCGGAGGAAACCTCATCTATTCTTTGGATAAACTAACAACAGTTATGGGACTTAGCGATATTGCTGTTATCAACACTGATGATGCCACACTCATCGTACCGAGAGACAGGGCGGAAGAAATCAAGACTATTGTATCAATTGTGAAACAGAAAGGGAGGGACGATCTTCTTTGA
- the sfsA gene encoding DNA/RNA nuclease SfsA, translating to MKIPGPLRDARFVERPNRFLTVVDIDGKRVKSHLPDPGRLKELLIPGAQLKVRPRDSQSSHRRTSWTTLLVKKERHWVSIDSTLPNRFVQSLLVNGELSIFDSYTLVRREVTVGNHRFDFLLKKNGKPYYLEVKSVTFVEEDVCMFPDAITERGAKHALALTNMVKSGVKAGILFVCQRSDAKLFRPMWDRDWKFAEALVTAEKTGVEINVITAKVTPSSITYNNQIPYDLRPF from the coding sequence GTGAAGATTCCCGGCCCCCTAAGGGATGCCCGTTTTGTTGAAAGACCAAACAGATTCCTGACAGTGGTGGACATAGATGGCAAACGCGTGAAGAGTCATCTCCCTGATCCTGGTCGGCTGAAGGAGCTGTTAATCCCCGGCGCTCAGCTGAAAGTTCGGCCCAGGGATAGCCAGTCATCACACAGGCGTACCTCATGGACCACACTTCTAGTAAAAAAGGAACGGCACTGGGTCTCTATCGATTCAACGCTTCCCAACAGGTTTGTCCAGAGTCTTTTAGTAAATGGAGAACTTTCCATTTTTGATTCGTACACTCTGGTTAGAAGAGAGGTGACAGTAGGCAATCACAGGTTTGATTTTCTGCTAAAAAAGAACGGAAAACCCTACTACTTGGAAGTCAAATCGGTGACGTTTGTGGAAGAGGATGTTTGTATGTTCCCAGACGCTATTACCGAACGGGGAGCCAAGCATGCATTGGCGCTAACAAATATGGTGAAAAGTGGCGTTAAAGCAGGTATTCTTTTTGTTTGTCAACGGTCCGATGCGAAACTGTTCCGACCCATGTGGGACAGAGATTGGAAATTTGCTGAAGCGCTGGTTACGGCTGAAAAGACCGGGGTTGAGATTAATGTTATCACAGCCAAGGTGACACCGTCATCCATCACCTACAACAACCAGATACCGTATGATCTAAGGCCGTTTTGA
- a CDS encoding aminotransferase class I/II-fold pyridoxal phosphate-dependent enzyme, with product MADNGHKIETKLIHAGEPETRPAGAVVLPVYQSATFEYGGQTNYKDLKYIRLNNTPNHDALHEKLAALENAEAALVTSSGMSAISTTLLTFLGSGDHLLAQKTLYGGTYSFVTHDIKKWGIDFTLIDPDSHDTWEQVMTPETKVIYVETMSNPLLEVGDLEAVVDFAKNHNLISVIDNTFASSFNFRPPEIGIDISIHSCTKYLNGHSDIVAGAIIGREDLVEEIIPVMNHFGGCLDPHACFLLHRGVKTLAVRMKQHNENAQSLAEFLEQHPAVEKVNYPGLKSHPRHGRAKSLFDGFSGMFSFEPAGGLESAERFMTRAKFPVSAPSLGGIETLMTRPSTTSHSGMTPEERESAGISDSLIRISVGIEAVEDLIDDFDQALSN from the coding sequence ATGGCAGATAATGGGCATAAGATAGAGACAAAACTTATTCACGCCGGTGAGCCAGAGACGCGGCCGGCCGGCGCCGTTGTACTTCCTGTTTATCAGTCCGCAACCTTCGAGTATGGCGGTCAGACTAATTATAAAGATTTGAAATATATCAGGCTGAACAACACACCCAACCATGACGCGCTTCACGAGAAACTAGCTGCACTGGAGAATGCTGAAGCTGCCTTGGTCACTTCCAGCGGTATGTCCGCCATCTCGACCACTCTATTGACATTTCTCGGCTCAGGAGATCACCTCCTCGCTCAGAAAACGCTCTACGGCGGAACCTACAGCTTCGTAACTCACGACATTAAAAAGTGGGGTATCGATTTCACTCTCATCGATCCAGACAGTCATGACACCTGGGAACAGGTCATGACACCTGAGACAAAAGTTATCTATGTTGAAACCATGTCAAATCCCCTTCTTGAAGTGGGTGATCTGGAAGCTGTTGTGGATTTTGCCAAAAACCACAATCTCATTTCTGTTATCGACAACACATTTGCATCTTCGTTCAATTTCAGGCCACCTGAAATCGGTATCGATATCTCCATTCACAGCTGTACCAAGTATCTCAACGGGCATTCGGATATCGTCGCCGGCGCAATAATTGGTCGCGAAGATCTTGTTGAGGAAATTATACCTGTGATGAATCACTTTGGCGGTTGCCTCGATCCCCACGCCTGTTTTCTTTTGCATCGAGGTGTGAAAACGCTGGCTGTGAGGATGAAACAACACAATGAAAATGCTCAAAGTCTGGCAGAGTTTTTAGAGCAACATCCGGCCGTTGAGAAAGTTAATTATCCGGGCTTAAAATCACATCCTCGCCACGGCAGAGCCAAATCCCTCTTTGACGGCTTCAGCGGCATGTTCAGCTTTGAACCAGCCGGCGGGCTGGAGTCGGCGGAGCGATTTATGACCCGTGCCAAATTTCCCGTTTCCGCACCGAGCCTCGGCGGGATTGAAACGCTTATGACACGACCTTCCACAACATCCCATTCCGGAATGACGCCGGAGGAGCGTGAATCGGCCGGTATCAGCGACAGCCTTATACGGATCTCGGTGGGAATTGAAGCGGTGGAAGATCTTATAGACGATTTCGATCAAGCTTTATCAAACTAA
- a CDS encoding histidinol-phosphate transaminase — MPLVPKNIKELSPYKPGKSIEEVQRELGLEQITKLASNENPLGPSPLALEAIRKAEQDLHRYPDASGLNLRKRLAERFDVKIDNVVLGAGSEGIMATIMRTFLLPEDEIITAQNSFIGFTVLAKASGRQVHWVPMKEHRYNLKAMATFINEYTKIIYLANPDNPMGTYFTVEEFDAFMEKVPERVLIIMDEAYFEFAQSQKDYPDSMHYRYDNVITLRTFSKAYGLGGLRIGYGFAHDQLISNLMKVKLPFEPSSLAQAAGLAALEDNYHIEKTVQLTQDGIEYFSRELRRLEVNTIPSAANFITTKFSSEKKAGDICQQILEEGVILRHLKPFGWPDYIRISMGLLEENETCLNVFRKVL; from the coding sequence ATGCCGCTGGTTCCTAAAAACATAAAGGAACTCTCACCTTACAAACCAGGTAAATCCATTGAAGAAGTTCAGCGTGAACTTGGTCTTGAGCAGATCACAAAACTTGCTTCTAATGAAAATCCACTGGGCCCTTCTCCGTTGGCACTGGAAGCGATTCGTAAAGCTGAACAAGACCTTCACCGCTATCCCGACGCCAGTGGATTAAATCTGCGCAAGAGACTGGCTGAACGCTTCGATGTAAAGATTGACAATGTGGTCTTAGGTGCCGGCTCAGAAGGGATCATGGCCACTATAATGCGAACATTTTTGCTTCCTGAAGATGAAATCATCACCGCACAGAACTCATTCATAGGTTTTACTGTTTTGGCAAAAGCCAGCGGAAGGCAGGTCCACTGGGTACCCATGAAAGAGCACCGTTACAACCTGAAAGCCATGGCGACATTTATTAATGAATATACCAAGATCATTTACCTTGCCAATCCCGATAATCCCATGGGGACTTATTTCACAGTGGAAGAATTCGATGCCTTCATGGAGAAAGTTCCCGAGCGTGTTCTTATAATCATGGACGAAGCGTACTTCGAATTCGCTCAATCTCAAAAAGATTACCCCGATTCCATGCATTACCGTTACGACAACGTTATCACGCTCCGAACTTTTTCAAAGGCTTACGGGCTGGGCGGTCTACGAATTGGTTATGGTTTTGCCCACGATCAGCTTATATCAAATCTCATGAAAGTAAAGCTTCCCTTTGAACCTTCTTCTCTGGCTCAGGCGGCCGGGTTGGCGGCTTTGGAAGACAACTATCACATTGAAAAAACTGTCCAGCTCACCCAAGATGGGATTGAATATTTTTCTAGAGAGCTTAGGCGGCTGGAGGTCAATACCATCCCTTCCGCCGCCAACTTTATTACTACCAAATTCTCCTCAGAGAAAAAAGCGGGAGATATCTGTCAGCAGATTCTGGAAGAAGGTGTTATTTTACGCCATTTAAAACCGTTCGGCTGGCCCGATTATATTAGAATCTCCATGGGGTTGCTTGAAGAAAACGAGACCTGTTTAAACGTCTTCCGAAAAGTGCTATAA
- a CDS encoding homogentisate 1,2-dioxygenase translates to MHRYHTLGKIPRKRHIAFRDDNGKIYHEELKGNKGFDGPSSLIYHIYRPTAVVGTKLVREVKLEEDPDRSLRMRHFYTSKLNKGGSPVLDRTPIMFNNDVALWMAFPDKEDEFFYRNAQGDEIVYVSDGEGILETAFGEILYSQGDYLIIPRGIMHRYRFTKGEQHFFITEGKGETRTPSRYRNDYGQLIERSPYSERDFRVPENLITVDKKEPTSVMVKQRDQLTEVTLDHHPFDVVGWDGYYYPYAFSIHDFEPIVGRVHEPPPVHQTFQGDNFVVCSFCPRPYDFGEDSIPAPYNHSNVMSDEVIYYAKSEFMSRKGVEYGSITLHPDGITHGPHPGKYEASIGMKETNELAVMVDTFYPLLVAKEALDIEDPNYSKSWVEGNFDNTLGE, encoded by the coding sequence ATGCACAGATATCACACACTTGGTAAGATTCCACGGAAGAGGCATATAGCATTCCGCGATGATAACGGCAAGATCTACCACGAAGAACTGAAAGGCAATAAAGGTTTTGACGGACCTTCGTCTCTTATTTACCACATTTACCGCCCCACTGCTGTTGTCGGCACCAAACTGGTTCGCGAAGTGAAACTAGAAGAAGATCCTGATCGCAGTTTGAGGATGCGGCACTTCTATACCTCTAAACTTAATAAAGGAGGCAGTCCTGTATTGGATCGTACGCCCATTATGTTCAATAATGATGTGGCTCTCTGGATGGCTTTTCCTGATAAAGAAGATGAATTTTTCTATCGTAATGCCCAGGGAGATGAGATCGTCTATGTAAGTGACGGAGAAGGCATACTCGAAACGGCATTTGGCGAAATTCTCTACTCTCAAGGAGACTATCTCATTATTCCGCGAGGTATCATGCATCGTTACCGTTTTACCAAGGGTGAACAACACTTTTTTATCACCGAAGGCAAGGGAGAAACGAGAACACCATCAAGATACCGGAATGATTACGGTCAGCTCATTGAGCGTAGCCCCTACTCCGAAAGAGATTTTCGTGTTCCTGAGAACCTTATTACTGTAGACAAAAAAGAACCGACGTCGGTGATGGTAAAGCAGCGAGATCAACTGACCGAAGTGACGCTCGACCACCACCCCTTTGATGTCGTCGGATGGGACGGGTATTATTACCCTTATGCTTTCAGCATACACGATTTCGAGCCCATTGTCGGACGTGTTCATGAGCCACCACCGGTCCATCAGACATTTCAAGGCGACAATTTTGTCGTTTGTTCTTTTTGCCCAAGACCCTACGATTTTGGTGAAGATTCTATACCCGCACCTTATAATCACTCTAATGTGATGTCAGATGAAGTCATCTATTATGCCAAGAGTGAATTCATGTCACGGAAAGGTGTGGAATATGGTTCAATCACCCTACATCCTGACGGTATCACCCATGGTCCTCACCCTGGAAAGTACGAGGCATCCATTGGTATGAAAGAGACCAATGAACTGGCTGTGATGGTAGATACTTTTTATCCCCTTCTTGTAGCCAAAGAGGCACTTGATATTGAAGATCCCAATTATTCCAAATCCTGGGTGGAAGGTAATTTCGATAACACTCTTGGGGAATAA
- the hppD gene encoding 4-hydroxyphenylpyruvate dioxygenase — MTSEMDTLENKKSAPPVEDPVPIKAVHHVELWVGNAKQATYYYCNAFGFSQLAYSGLETSNRDYASYVLSQGNIRLVLSTPLNSGNGMTNHLMAHGDGVRDVAFHVDDVDACFEVMIERGAQAVLEPHDIKDENGIVRKAAVHAYGDTIHSLISTDQYNGPFLPGYEKSLIKGNECGLKVVDHIVANVELGKMNELVDFYAEVMGFTQMLHFTDDDISTKYSALMSKVMQNGNGRIKFPINEPAKGKKKSQIEEYLDFYNGPGVQHVAFLTGDILGTIIKLRENGVEFLEVPDSYYDMLEDRVGRIDESLDTIRDLRILVDRDDEGYLLQLFTKPVEDRPTLFYEIIQRKGSQGFGFGNFKALFKAIECEQALRGNL; from the coding sequence ATGACTTCGGAGATGGACACTCTCGAAAACAAAAAATCAGCACCACCGGTGGAAGATCCGGTTCCCATCAAGGCAGTCCATCATGTGGAATTATGGGTCGGTAACGCCAAGCAGGCAACCTACTATTACTGTAATGCATTTGGCTTTTCACAGTTGGCTTATTCTGGTCTGGAAACGAGTAACCGGGATTATGCCTCTTATGTCCTATCCCAAGGTAACATTCGCCTCGTTCTATCAACACCTCTTAACAGTGGAAACGGAATGACCAATCACTTGATGGCTCACGGCGATGGCGTTCGGGATGTTGCCTTCCATGTCGATGATGTGGATGCCTGTTTTGAGGTAATGATAGAAAGAGGTGCCCAAGCCGTGTTGGAACCGCATGATATTAAAGATGAGAACGGGATTGTCCGAAAAGCTGCAGTGCATGCATATGGTGACACAATTCATTCACTGATCTCCACAGATCAGTACAACGGGCCGTTCCTGCCGGGTTATGAAAAATCTTTAATTAAAGGAAATGAATGCGGATTGAAAGTTGTAGACCACATCGTTGCAAATGTTGAATTGGGCAAGATGAATGAACTGGTCGATTTCTATGCAGAGGTTATGGGCTTTACACAAATGCTCCACTTCACGGACGATGATATCTCAACCAAGTACAGTGCCCTCATGTCCAAGGTGATGCAAAACGGAAACGGAAGGATAAAATTTCCAATTAATGAACCAGCCAAGGGAAAGAAAAAATCTCAGATTGAGGAATACCTCGATTTTTATAATGGCCCCGGTGTGCAGCACGTGGCTTTTCTTACCGGTGATATACTTGGGACAATTATAAAACTCCGAGAAAACGGTGTCGAATTTCTGGAAGTACCAGATTCCTACTATGATATGCTTGAAGATCGTGTCGGTAGGATCGATGAAAGTCTGGACACCATACGCGATCTCCGCATTCTGGTGGACAGGGATGATGAAGGTTACCTACTACAGCTTTTCACAAAACCGGTTGAAGACCGTCCCACTCTCTTCTATGAGATCATTCAACGTAAAGGAAGCCAAGGTTTCGGTTTTGGAAATTTTAAGGCGTTGTTCAAGGCAATCGAGTGCGAGCAAGCTCTCAGAGGGAACCTCTGA
- a CDS encoding elongation factor G has product MSNIQTKDIRNIAIVGHGTSGKTILAETMLYNAGETNRIGKIEDGTTISDYHHQEINRKISISSTPLHCNWLDKRVNIQDAPGFLDFLGEAKSSLRVSDLSVIAVPATSGVETGTDIVSGYADEYGIPKMFVVTMLDKEHTKFDAILSDLQSHFSRRVFPLTLPVNAGAGFNQVADVLRKTMLTYSTDASGKSEEGDLPDDLKDKIDQMHEELIEFIAESDDTLLEKFFDQGGLSEEELRSGIHEAILSGSIIPLVATAAQTNVGVTRLLDFISKYCPSPADVAEVSVNKLGSDDETMITASTDQPTSLFIYKTVSEPHVGELSFFRVYSGSVKSGQDLKNTSRHSNERMGPIFSMNGKNRKDAGVLNAGDIGAVVKLKNTHTGDTLCDAKLDVELPGIVFPAPSIHEAVITKSKGDEEKIATGLATLHEEDPTFVYRVDSELKQTIISGLGELQLEIVVDRLKQKFSVEVDLIEPKVPYRETIRGKGESKYRHKKQSGGAGQFAEVWMTVEPKARGEGVEFSNSLVGQSVDRVFVPSVEKGVNAACGEGILAGCMVVDVKANFYDGKQHPVDSKDVAFQIAGKGAFKEAFMDAKPSLLEPILEIEVKVPEDQMGDVMGDISGRRGKVLGVDTEGGFQVIKAEVPQASLYRYSTTLRSLTGGRGTHREKFSHYENMPGDVEKKVIAANTETEEEE; this is encoded by the coding sequence ATGAGCAATATTCAGACTAAAGATATCCGCAACATTGCGATTGTGGGTCACGGTACGTCCGGCAAGACGATTCTTGCCGAAACGATGCTTTATAACGCTGGTGAGACAAACCGTATCGGGAAAATAGAAGACGGCACGACCATATCTGATTATCATCACCAGGAGATCAACAGGAAAATTTCTATCAGCAGCACACCGCTACACTGCAACTGGCTAGATAAACGGGTGAATATTCAGGATGCACCCGGTTTCCTCGATTTTCTGGGTGAAGCGAAAAGTTCGCTTCGGGTTTCCGACCTTTCTGTTATTGCTGTACCTGCCACAAGCGGTGTAGAAACAGGGACCGATATTGTGAGCGGTTATGCTGATGAATACGGAATTCCTAAAATGTTTGTGGTGACGATGCTAGACAAAGAGCACACCAAGTTTGATGCGATTTTGAGCGATCTTCAGAGTCATTTCTCACGGCGGGTCTTCCCGCTCACACTGCCGGTAAATGCCGGGGCAGGATTCAATCAGGTGGCCGACGTTCTCAGAAAGACAATGCTGACCTATAGCACTGATGCCAGTGGCAAGAGCGAAGAGGGTGATCTTCCCGATGATCTAAAAGATAAAATTGATCAGATGCACGAGGAGCTTATCGAGTTCATTGCTGAATCAGATGATACTCTGCTTGAAAAATTTTTCGATCAAGGCGGACTTTCTGAGGAAGAACTGAGAAGCGGAATTCATGAAGCTATACTTAGCGGAAGTATAATTCCTCTGGTCGCTACGGCGGCGCAAACCAATGTTGGTGTTACAAGACTCTTGGACTTTATTTCAAAGTACTGTCCTTCTCCTGCAGATGTTGCAGAGGTTAGCGTAAATAAATTGGGCTCAGATGATGAAACGATGATTACTGCCTCTACAGATCAGCCTACCTCTCTTTTCATATATAAAACTGTCAGCGAACCACATGTAGGAGAACTTTCATTCTTCCGGGTCTACTCGGGATCTGTAAAAAGTGGTCAGGATCTGAAAAATACTTCTCGCCATTCCAATGAACGAATGGGACCTATTTTTTCCATGAATGGAAAAAATAGGAAAGATGCAGGAGTGCTTAATGCAGGTGACATCGGTGCCGTAGTAAAACTGAAAAATACACATACAGGTGATACCCTTTGTGATGCGAAACTGGATGTAGAGCTTCCCGGGATTGTTTTTCCCGCACCTTCAATCCATGAAGCTGTGATTACGAAATCCAAAGGTGATGAAGAAAAAATTGCCACAGGTTTAGCGACCCTTCATGAGGAAGATCCCACTTTTGTTTATCGTGTCGATTCTGAGTTGAAGCAGACAATCATTTCCGGTCTCGGTGAACTTCAGCTAGAAATTGTTGTTGATCGTCTGAAACAGAAATTTAGCGTTGAAGTTGACTTAATCGAACCGAAAGTCCCTTATCGTGAGACAATTCGTGGTAAAGGTGAATCGAAATATCGCCATAAGAAACAGTCAGGTGGCGCTGGCCAGTTTGCCGAAGTTTGGATGACCGTTGAACCGAAAGCTCGAGGAGAAGGTGTAGAGTTTTCTAACAGTCTTGTTGGGCAGAGTGTTGATCGTGTCTTTGTGCCATCTGTCGAAAAGGGTGTTAATGCAGCTTGTGGGGAAGGAATATTGGCCGGATGTATGGTTGTGGATGTAAAGGCGAATTTCTATGATGGAAAACAGCACCCTGTGGACTCTAAAGACGTGGCTTTCCAGATCGCAGGTAAAGGCGCATTTAAAGAAGCTTTCATGGATGCCAAACCTAGTCTTTTAGAACCTATTTTGGAGATTGAAGTGAAAGTACCGGAAGATCAAATGGGTGATGTTATGGGCGATATCTCAGGCAGGCGAGGAAAGGTTTTAGGGGTGGACACAGAAGGGGGATTCCAGGTAATCAAAGCTGAAGTGCCTCAAGCAAGCCTTTATCGTTATTCCACGACACTGAGGTCCCTTACTGGTGGCCGAGGCACACACCGTGAGAAATTCAGCCACTATGAAAATATGCCTGGTGATGTCGAAAAGAAAGTGATTGCCGCGAATACAGAAACAGAAGAGGAAGAATAA
- a CDS encoding PLP-dependent transferase, whose protein sequence is MKFDTRVVRAEIEPDPTTGSVIPPIYQTATYVLPEVGRDKGYDYTRSANPTRQMLEQYLAAIEGGKYGVCFSSGMSTVDSCLKLLNSGDHVICSDDVYGGVSRLFNQILTRYNLHFSYVDTSEPENVKEVLKPETKMLWIESPTNPLMKVTDLEAMAVIAKENGLYYGIDSTFATPVFLRPLEFDADMVVHSTTKYLSGHNQLIGGAVITNREDIFEEMKFVQKTIGAVPSPFDCWLTMLGAKTLHLRMLRHAENAQIIAEFLESHSKVAKVVYPGLPSHPQHEVAKRQMEGFSGMMCFELEGGILAGKTLMNSVKLCALAESLGAVETMITHPATMTHADVPEEERQSRGLTDGLVRLSVGIEDPEDIVDDLKMALEKV, encoded by the coding sequence ATGAAATTTGACACACGTGTAGTTCGTGCTGAGATCGAGCCGGATCCCACAACTGGTTCGGTCATTCCGCCGATTTATCAAACAGCCACTTATGTTTTACCTGAAGTAGGTCGGGACAAAGGTTATGATTATACCCGCTCCGCAAACCCCACACGGCAGATGCTGGAACAATATCTGGCCGCCATCGAAGGTGGAAAGTACGGTGTCTGTTTTTCCAGCGGTATGTCAACAGTAGACAGCTGCCTGAAACTGCTTAATTCCGGGGATCATGTCATCTGTTCCGATGACGTATACGGTGGTGTTTCTCGACTTTTCAACCAAATCCTTACAAGGTATAATCTCCATTTTTCTTATGTGGACACAAGTGAACCTGAAAATGTGAAAGAAGTTCTCAAACCTGAGACGAAAATGCTCTGGATTGAATCGCCTACCAACCCTCTCATGAAGGTGACTGATCTTGAGGCTATGGCCGTGATTGCTAAAGAAAATGGGTTGTATTACGGGATAGATTCCACCTTCGCTACACCTGTTTTTCTTCGACCGCTGGAGTTCGATGCCGATATGGTGGTACACAGCACAACAAAGTATCTTAGCGGTCACAATCAGCTTATAGGTGGTGCTGTAATCACAAACCGGGAAGACATCTTTGAGGAAATGAAATTTGTTCAAAAAACCATCGGTGCGGTGCCTAGTCCTTTTGATTGCTGGCTAACCATGCTGGGTGCCAAAACGCTCCACCTCAGAATGCTACGCCACGCCGAGAATGCGCAGATCATTGCCGAATTTCTAGAATCACACTCTAAAGTTGCGAAAGTGGTCTATCCGGGTTTGCCATCCCATCCCCAGCATGAAGTTGCCAAGCGCCAAATGGAGGGTTTCAGCGGTATGATGTGTTTCGAACTGGAGGGGGGTATCCTTGCAGGCAAGACCCTCATGAATAGTGTAAAGCTGTGCGCACTGGCTGAAAGTCTTGGTGCTGTGGAAACCATGATTACCCATCCCGCAACCATGACACATGCAGATGTTCCAGAAGAGGAAAGGCAATCCCGCGGCTTGACAGATGGCCTTGTGAGATTGTCTGTCGGTATTGAAGATCCTGAAGATATTGTGGATGATCTGAAGATGGCACTGGAGAAGGTTTAA